In the Oscillatoria salina IIICB1 genome, one interval contains:
- a CDS encoding restriction endonuclease fold toxin-2 domain-containing protein, which produces MSESTNSIKIWANNFPRRLTPTYSQRHLFQIQHCGSEEIRVRDGGEEIWADGIDFQTGYLLEAKYIANPNNSPYITNSIVPPFIRIKAVADVENEFRRYAAVINDSQTPIVGLQVIINLQEGVPFFVSLLNQFNLPGKVIVVS; this is translated from the coding sequence ATGAGTGAGTCTACCAATTCCATAAAAATTTGGGCAAATAATTTTCCCAGAAGACTTACTCCAACTTATAGTCAACGTCATTTATTTCAAATACAACATTGTGGTAGCGAAGAAATTAGAGTTAGGGACGGAGGTGAAGAAATTTGGGCTGATGGAATAGACTTTCAAACTGGGTATTTACTTGAAGCTAAGTATATTGCAAATCCTAACAACAGTCCTTATATTACTAACTCAATAGTACCACCTTTCATTCGGATAAAAGCGGTTGCTGATGTAGAAAATGAATTTCGACGTTATGCTGCTGTAATCAATGATTCTCAAACACCTATTGTGGGACTTCAAGTAATTATTAATCTTCAAGAAGGTGTTCCTTTTTTTGTTAGTTTACTAAATCAGTTTAATTTGCCTGGTAAAGTTATTGTCGTGTCTTAA
- a CDS encoding DUF433 domain-containing protein, producing the protein MTFTSTDYKYIQLDAQQVPYLEGTSMKVVELITSVKAYNWSPEELLDNYPHLSLSKIYSALAYYWDRKEEIEIAIAQREQYASKLQNEAGESPFVARLRAQGILQ; encoded by the coding sequence ATGACATTTACTAGCACAGACTACAAATATATCCAACTAGACGCACAGCAAGTTCCTTATCTAGAAGGAACTTCAATGAAAGTAGTAGAACTAATTACTTCAGTCAAAGCATATAACTGGAGTCCTGAAGAACTACTCGATAACTATCCTCATCTAAGTTTAAGTAAAATTTACTCCGCTTTAGCATATTATTGGGATCGTAAAGAGGAAATCGAAATAGCGATCGCACAACGAGAACAGTATGCGTCAAAACTGCAAAACGAAGCTGGAGAATCTCCTTTCGTAGCTCGCCTACGCGCCCAAGGTATTTTACAATGA